Within Runella rosea, the genomic segment ACGGGTTTTATCCCCGTCGAAGACGAAGGACGCCTTTTTGTAACCTATGAAATGCAGGAAGCAACTTCTACCACGCGCAACATTGCGATGATTAAGGAAATCATGAAGCGCGTAGAATCCATCCCTGAAGTACGGGTGGTGGGTGGTTTGGCGGGGTTGAACGTCCTTAGTTTTTCCAATAAATCCAATGTAGGAACGCTGTTTATCAACCTGCACCCGTGGGCCGAGCGCAAAGGTGCTGAGCACCACGTGCAGAGTGTCATCAAAGAAATACAAAAACGCACCGCCGACATCCGCGAGGCCCGCGTTTTGGCCATTGCACCACCCGCTATTCCCGGCTTGGGTGCCACGTCTGGATTTACGTTTCAGATACAGCAAACCACCAGCACGGATAACATTCAGCAATTTGAGGGTGTAGCCCGTAACTTTCTGGGTGCGCTTACCAAACGCCCCGAAATCGGCGCGGCCTTTACCTTTTTCAATACCCGAACTCCCAGCTATAAAATTGACGTAGACCGCGAAAAAACCAAAAAATTGGGCGTATCAGTTTCAGAGGTATTCAGTTCATTGTCGGCCATGTTGGGAAGCAACTACATCAACGATTTTAACCTTTATGGACGAAATTTCCGCGTGGTAGTACAGGCCGACAGCAGTTTCCGCTCGTCGTTGGATAAAATTGAGAAGTTTTACGTACGCAACCGCGAAGGGAACATGATTCCGCTAAGCGCTTTGGTTACGACACAAGTGGTTGAAAACCCCGCCTTGATTTCCCACTATAACATTTATCGTTCGGTCGAAATCAACGGGACGCCCAAACCTGGCTTCAGCAGTGGACAAGCGATTACGGCGCTGCGGGAAGTAGCCGCCGAAACCCTTCCCGCTGGATATGGCTATGAATTTTCGGGCATGAGCAGCGAAGAAATCAAAGCAGGCGACAGCACCACGACCATTTTTGCCATTTCTATCGTATTTGTCTTTTTGTTTCTGGCGGCCTTATACGAAAGCTGGTCCATTCCATTTTCGGTGCTTTTTGCCGTTCCCATCGGGGCCTTCGGCTCTATTTTGACACTAACGTTTTTACCCAACTTATCCAACAACATCTACGCCCAAATCGGGTTGATTACGCTGATTGGATTGGCCGCCAAAAATGCCATTTTGATTGTGGAATTTGCCAAAGAGCGCGTAGACGGCGGTATGGAATTGGTCAAAGCTACGCTTGAAGCCGTACAGTTGCGCCTCCGCCCCATCATCATGACTTCATTGGCATTTATTCTGGGCGTGTTGCCGTTGGCATTTGCCAGCGGTGCCGCTGCCGAGTCTCGCAAAACCATCGGTTGGACGGTATTTGGGGGAATGCTGGCCGCTACCTCACTGGCTATTTTTGTAGTCCCAGTACTGTTTGTCCTGATTGAAAAAATCAGCATGGGCAAGAAAAAACGTACGGAAAACGAACAAAAAACAAGTACAACTTCGACGGTAGTGGAGTAGGAAACATTTTAAGAAATAACTAAAACGCCCATAAAACAGCTGATTAATCAACTGTTTTATGGGCGTTTTTCATTTAATGATTTTACATCAAGTTAAGCAGCTTCACAAATTGCCCCATAGTAACTATCGTTGTATTGTTATGCGTTTCTAAACTTAACAAATCGGCATCACCAGTAACCAAGAAATCAGCATTACAACTTTCACAAATGCCAAGCAAATAATCATCTTTTGAATCTCTTACTAACGCGGGCGTGGTTCTAATTGACACTTCTTTAAGAAATAGCCTAGCCAGCGACATAAACCTGATAATCTGATTGGGAGCGATAATTTTTGAGAACTTTTTTCGGGTAATTACTCCCTCAAATTCTTGGAGCAGTTCGGCCGAGTAGTAAATCTGAAAATGAGTATTTTTTAAAACCGTGTGGTAAAGTGTTCTTCGGGAGCTTCTATTAATGCAAGCTGATATGTGCCAATTTGCGTCAACCACCACATTAATTTTTTTTCTTTTGGGCATTGCGGAAGGCATTTATCTCTTTTTGAATTTCAGACATTGAAATCTCCACATCTGGTAATTCCGCATCTAATTCATCAAAAAGCTCATCGGCCATCTGTAATTGAATTTTTTTGGCAATAGCAAGCCTATCCTTCGCAGGAAAAGCGTTGAAAGTCCTTATAAATTCTGTTTGAGTCATTTCGATTCAAGTTTAATAATATTATTAATATTATATCAAATGTAGCACTTTCTCGGCCTCTTGTCAAAACCGAAACGAGGATTTCCTTCTGTTCTTTAGTCTACAATATAAAGAACAGAATTACTCTATTTTGCCATCTCTGCGCATAAAACTCACTAATCTCCCCCAATCTAAAACCTCCCTAAAAGTTGCATTCTATCTTTTCAAGGGCCTTTTTTTAAACCTAAATAACATTTGCTTGAAAAATCCGTTAAATTCTCGGAGATTTAATGATTAATTTGGCAAAATGTTTGCGGTAGCTTTGGTATCATGACGAGAAGACTTCTTTTAACCCTGCTGTTAGGTATATCTTTTTGGGTTGCGCAAGCGCAAGACCCCCAATTTTCGCAATTCTACGCGAACCCCTTGTATCTTAACCCTGCTTTTGCTGGTGGGGCTTTGGCGCCGCGCGTTATGATGAACTACCGTAACCAATGGCCAGGCCTAGCCGCCAACTACGTTACCACTTCGTTTGCCGTTGACCATTATTTTTCAGGGGTCAACAGTGGTGTGGGATTGATGTTTGTTAACGACAGTCAGGGAACGGGCAATTTGAGAACTTCCGAAATATCGGCCCAATACGCCTATCAACTTAAATTCAACGAAACAACGGCCCTGCGCATGGGCTTACAGGGAACCTACGCCAACCGGCGCGCCGACCTGCGCGAATTGACTTTTGGAGATCAGTACACCAACCGTGGTTTTACAGGAAACCCTACCGCTGACCCTCTCGCTGCCAACGGCACGCCTACGATTGGATACATGAGCTTCGCCACGGGATTATTGCTTTATTCTGACCGTTATTGGGTAGGGGTATCAGCGCACCATCTTAATCGTCCAGAGCAAGGATTCTTTCAGATAGCCGACGGCACGCGCCTCCCCATTAAAGGAAGCATTCATGCGGGCTTGGTCATTCCGTTTGGAGGATATACGGGCTTGGGTGATGAATGGAGTCGTGAAATGAGCATTTCACCCGCCATTAACTATAAATTTCAGGGCAAATACGATCAGTTGGATTTGGGGGTGTATCTTACCTATTCTCCTATCGTATTGGGTCTTTGGTACCGTGGATTGCCCATTAAGAAA encodes:
- a CDS encoding putative toxin-antitoxin system toxin component, PIN family; translation: MPKRKKINVVVDANWHISACINRSSRRTLYHTVLKNTHFQIYYSAELLQEFEGVITRKKFSKIIAPNQIIRFMSLARLFLKEVSIRTTPALVRDSKDDYLLGICESCNADFLVTGDADLLSLETHNNTTIVTMGQFVKLLNLM
- a CDS encoding PorP/SprF family type IX secretion system membrane protein, translated to MTRRLLLTLLLGISFWVAQAQDPQFSQFYANPLYLNPAFAGGALAPRVMMNYRNQWPGLAANYVTTSFAVDHYFSGVNSGVGLMFVNDSQGTGNLRTSEISAQYAYQLKFNETTALRMGLQGTYANRRADLRELTFGDQYTNRGFTGNPTADPLAANGTPTIGYMSFATGLLLYSDRYWVGVSAHHLNRPEQGFFQIADGTRLPIKGSIHAGLVIPFGGYTGLGDEWSREMSISPAINYKFQGKYDQLDLGVYLTYSPIVLGLWYRGLPIKKYVDNITNRESLIALIGYRQDKFSFGYSYDITISSLGLPSGGSHEISMAYTFDFEPSPRHRRSKKDKQLSCPKF